In the genome of Desulfovibrio desulfuricans, one region contains:
- the epsC gene encoding serine O-acetyltransferase EpsC yields the protein MDTKQDITATGMPLIDSVVERLCHETSLSTVWHRSGQGAPMPSLPVLSEILERLRAAIFPGYFGAASVRRESMRYHLSANLDSIHRLLGEQIVRGFCFSCEGLGIPCTSCETEGQHAALAFMDSLPEIRRLLAGDAKAAYEGDPAATSPGETIFCYPSLRAMFHHRIAHELYRLKVPVIPRIISEMAHSTTGIDIHPGAAIGEEFFIDHGTGVVIGETCIIGRNCRLYQGVTLGALSFPKNADGTLTKGNPRHPILCDNVTVYAGATILGRVTVGKGAVIGGNVWITQDVQEGARITQEKPRD from the coding sequence ATGGACACAAAGCAGGATATCACCGCAACTGGCATGCCCCTTATTGACAGCGTGGTTGAGCGGCTCTGCCACGAAACCTCGCTCAGCACGGTATGGCATCGCTCTGGTCAGGGCGCGCCCATGCCGTCCCTGCCGGTGCTCTCTGAAATACTGGAAAGGCTTCGCGCGGCCATCTTTCCGGGCTATTTTGGCGCGGCCTCCGTACGGCGCGAATCCATGCGCTACCATCTGTCCGCCAACCTGGACAGCATCCACCGTCTGCTGGGCGAGCAGATCGTGCGCGGCTTCTGTTTTAGCTGCGAGGGGCTCGGCATACCCTGCACCTCGTGCGAAACCGAGGGGCAGCACGCGGCGTTGGCCTTTATGGACAGCCTGCCCGAGATACGCCGCCTGCTGGCTGGCGACGCCAAGGCGGCCTACGAGGGCGACCCCGCGGCCACCAGCCCTGGAGAAACCATATTTTGCTACCCTTCGCTCAGAGCCATGTTTCACCACCGCATCGCCCACGAGCTCTACAGACTCAAGGTCCCGGTGATTCCGCGCATTATTTCGGAAATGGCGCACAGCACCACGGGTATCGACATCCACCCCGGCGCGGCCATTGGCGAGGAGTTTTTCATTGACCACGGCACCGGTGTGGTCATTGGTGAAACCTGCATCATCGGGCGCAACTGCCGCCTGTATCAGGGGGTTACGCTGGGGGCGCTTTCCTTCCCCAAAAATGCGGATGGAACCCTCACCAAGGGCAATCCCCGTCACCCCATACTGTGCGACAATGTGACCGTTTACGCCGGGGCCACCATTCTTGGCCGCGTTACGGTGGGCAAGGGCGCGGTGATCGGCGGCAATGTGTGGATTACCCAGGACGTGCAGGAAGGCGCACGCATTACCCAGGAAAAGCCCCGTGACTAG
- a CDS encoding MarC family protein: protein MEFFTEVVGTSIKIYALMTPPAVLSAFISGTKGFDKKQKSTVAAKTSAAIFLIGVTLFLFGPHLFSLFGFTLDAFRIGAGVLLFLTAVSLMNDDGKDALSGKEGDISVVPLAIPLGMGPASIGAVMVMGASATEMHQVLVGVFSLLAASVGMFALLCMADGVVRALHRTGIAVLSKLTGLLLAAIAAQVIFTGIRAFLG from the coding sequence ATGGAATTTTTTACCGAAGTCGTGGGCACGAGCATCAAGATATACGCGCTCATGACGCCCCCTGCCGTGCTGAGTGCTTTTATCAGCGGTACCAAGGGCTTTGACAAAAAACAGAAATCGACCGTGGCCGCCAAAACTTCTGCGGCCATCTTTCTTATTGGCGTAACGCTGTTTTTGTTTGGCCCGCATCTTTTTTCGCTGTTTGGTTTCACGCTTGACGCCTTTCGTATCGGGGCGGGCGTGTTGCTTTTTTTGACGGCAGTTTCTCTCATGAACGACGACGGCAAGGACGCGCTCTCCGGCAAGGAGGGCGACATCAGCGTCGTGCCGCTGGCCATACCGCTGGGCATGGGGCCTGCCTCCATCGGCGCGGTCATGGTTATGGGCGCGTCGGCCACAGAGATGCATCAGGTGCTTGTGGGCGTTTTTTCGCTGCTGGCGGCGTCTGTGGGTATGTTTGCGCTGCTGTGCATGGCCGACGGCGTGGTGCGGGCGCTGCACCGCACGGGCATTGCCGTGCTGTCAAAGCTTACAGGCCTTTTGCTGGCGGCCATCGCGGCGCAGGTGATATTTACGGGCATTCGGGCCTTTTTGGGTTAG
- a CDS encoding NCS2 family permease: MNVLEKMFNPAARGSTVRREMLAGLTSFMAMCYLIFVVPGMLSDAGMPKDSAVAATIWITVIATLIMGLWAKFPVGVAPGLGITAFFAYYVCGPAGYTWQTGLGAVFISGVVFLLLTVTKVRQLIINAVPMDLKFAIVVGIGAFIAFIGMKSCGIVAASPATFVTLGNLGDPKTLLSVAGIFLIGALLSLRVPGAMIIGIVAIAVAGMVLGVSQVPQGNIFNASLPLPTETFMAMDLKGALHHGLISIIFTLTMVDLFDNMGVLIGLSQKAGFIREDGHIENLDKALISDSIATMSSAVLGATTATSYLESAAGVAEGGRTGLTAVTIAVLFFLTLFFAPLVSMVPAYATAPVLIIVGAMMMQEVGRIKFKDFTVALPAFLTIISMPLTFNIATGFGFGFVSWVGLKALSGRFKDLNVVMLLIALCFVINFALRLQ; encoded by the coding sequence ATGAACGTACTGGAAAAAATGTTTAATCCTGCGGCCAGGGGCAGCACGGTGCGGCGCGAAATGCTGGCCGGTCTTACCAGCTTTATGGCCATGTGCTACCTGATCTTTGTGGTGCCCGGCATGCTGTCTGACGCCGGTATGCCCAAGGATTCCGCCGTGGCGGCCACCATCTGGATTACGGTTATCGCCACACTTATCATGGGCCTGTGGGCCAAATTCCCCGTGGGCGTGGCTCCGGGGCTCGGCATTACGGCCTTTTTTGCCTACTACGTTTGCGGCCCGGCGGGCTATACATGGCAGACCGGCCTTGGCGCAGTGTTTATCTCGGGCGTGGTTTTTTTGCTGCTCACGGTCACCAAGGTGCGCCAGCTTATCATCAATGCCGTGCCCATGGACCTCAAGTTTGCCATTGTTGTGGGTATTGGCGCGTTTATCGCTTTTATCGGCATGAAGAGCTGCGGCATTGTGGCCGCCAGCCCCGCGACCTTTGTGACCCTGGGCAATCTTGGCGATCCCAAGACCCTGCTTTCCGTGGCGGGCATCTTCCTTATTGGCGCGCTGCTGTCGCTGCGCGTGCCAGGGGCCATGATCATCGGCATTGTGGCCATTGCCGTTGCGGGTATGGTGCTTGGCGTGTCGCAGGTGCCGCAGGGCAATATTTTTAACGCTTCGCTCCCCCTGCCCACCGAAACCTTTATGGCCATGGATCTCAAGGGCGCGCTGCACCACGGTCTGATCTCCATCATCTTTACCCTGACCATGGTTGACCTGTTCGACAACATGGGCGTGCTCATCGGGCTGTCGCAGAAGGCCGGTTTTATCCGCGAGGACGGCCACATTGAAAATCTGGACAAGGCCCTGATTTCCGACTCCATCGCCACCATGTCCAGCGCCGTGCTGGGCGCCACCACCGCCACCAGCTACCTTGAAAGCGCCGCTGGCGTGGCCGAGGGCGGGCGTACCGGCCTGACCGCCGTAACCATTGCCGTGCTCTTTTTCCTGACGCTGTTTTTTGCGCCTCTGGTGAGCATGGTTCCCGCTTACGCCACCGCCCCGGTGCTCATCATCGTGGGCGCCATGATGATGCAGGAGGTCGGGCGCATCAAGTTTAAGGACTTTACCGTGGCTCTGCCCGCCTTTTTGACCATCATCAGCATGCCGCTTACCTTCAACATCGCCACGGGCTTTGGCTTTGGCTTTGTGAGCTGGGTGGGCCTCAAGGCGCTTTCTGGCCGCTTTAAGGACCTCAACGTGGTCATGCTGCTGATCGCCCTGTGCTTTGTGATCAACTTTGCCCTGCGCCTTCAGTAA
- the lepB gene encoding signal peptidase I codes for MAMLLQSQRPVKPLWREYGEALFVALILALVIRTFVVQAFKIPSESMVKTLLVGDHLLASKFSYGVKIPFTHSYIYKGSDPAKGDIIIFEYPNDPSVDYIKRIIGTPGDIIEVRNKQLYRNGEPVKESFIRFTEPDRIQPVRDNFGPVTVPADKYFVMGDNRDNSMDSRFWGFVDRSAIRAKAWRIYWSWGGFGDIRWDRIGKAVQ; via the coding sequence ATGGCAATGCTTCTGCAATCACAGCGCCCCGTCAAACCCCTGTGGCGGGAATACGGCGAAGCCCTGTTCGTCGCGCTTATCCTGGCTTTGGTCATCCGTACCTTTGTGGTGCAGGCCTTTAAAATTCCTTCGGAATCTATGGTCAAAACCCTGCTTGTGGGCGATCATTTGCTGGCGAGCAAGTTCTCCTACGGCGTCAAAATCCCCTTTACCCACTCCTATATTTACAAGGGCAGTGATCCGGCAAAGGGCGACATCATCATTTTTGAATACCCCAACGATCCCAGCGTAGACTACATCAAGCGCATCATCGGCACGCCCGGCGACATCATCGAGGTGCGCAACAAGCAGCTCTACCGCAACGGCGAGCCGGTGAAGGAATCGTTTATCCGCTTTACCGAGCCCGACCGCATCCAGCCCGTGCGCGATAATTTTGGCCCGGTTACCGTGCCTGCCGACAAGTATTTTGTCATGGGCGACAACCGCGACAATTCCATGGATTCGCGCTTTTGGGGCTTTGTGGACCGCAGCGCCATACGCGCCAAGGCCTGGCGCATCTACTGGTCGTGGGGCGGGTTTGGCGACATCCGCTGGGACCGCATCGGCAAGGCCGTGCAATAA
- a CDS encoding YifB family Mg chelatase-like AAA ATPase, protein MVVRLNSGGVEGVDAYPVELEVDFVRQGLPGFTMVGLAEAAVREAKDRVFAALRACGFKLPPARITVNLAPAWRRKSGASYDLPLAVGLLAAAGILPAEPLQGMYLAGELSLNGALRPVSGVLPLALLARQQGAAGLIVPPGNGAEAAVVRGLKVFAPEGLGRCAAFLAGSEPLEPLCEPVDDALEAPVYKQDYAEVKGQEAAKRALEIAAAGGHNVLLIGPPGSGKTMLAQRLPTILPPLDFEESLEVTKIYSVSGKLPPDAGLMRVRPFRAPHHTISDVALVGGGGYPRPGEVSLAHRGVLFLDELPEFRKTALEALRQPLEGGVAAIARAAHSVSFPAACMLVAAMNPCPCGYFGDPTHECTCRPEQRTRYQSRLSGPMLDRIDVHVEVPAVAYADFRGTGSGASSAQMRERVLKARATQRARYGSDGPRCNAELSGALLEQHCALNAEGHALMEAAVNRLSLSARACARVLRMARTIADLDDAAAIGTPHLAEAVSLRVLDRS, encoded by the coding sequence ATGGTTGTCCGTTTGAACAGCGGCGGGGTGGAAGGCGTCGACGCCTACCCTGTGGAACTGGAAGTGGACTTCGTGCGCCAGGGTCTGCCCGGCTTTACCATGGTCGGTCTGGCCGAGGCCGCCGTGCGTGAAGCCAAAGACAGGGTTTTTGCCGCCCTGCGGGCCTGCGGCTTCAAGCTGCCGCCAGCGCGCATTACGGTTAACCTTGCCCCCGCGTGGCGGCGCAAAAGCGGCGCAAGCTACGATCTGCCGCTGGCCGTGGGGCTGCTGGCCGCTGCGGGCATTCTCCCCGCCGAGCCTTTGCAGGGCATGTATCTGGCAGGCGAGCTGTCGCTCAACGGAGCGTTGCGCCCGGTAAGCGGCGTGTTGCCCCTGGCCCTGCTGGCGCGCCAGCAGGGGGCGGCGGGGCTGATAGTGCCCCCCGGCAACGGGGCCGAGGCCGCAGTGGTGCGCGGGCTCAAGGTTTTTGCGCCAGAGGGGCTTGGCCGCTGCGCCGCTTTTCTGGCCGGGTCCGAGCCGCTGGAACCTCTGTGCGAACCAGTGGATGACGCGCTGGAGGCCCCCGTCTACAAGCAGGATTACGCCGAGGTCAAAGGGCAGGAGGCTGCCAAGCGGGCGCTTGAAATCGCCGCCGCCGGGGGCCATAACGTGCTGCTCATCGGCCCGCCAGGCAGCGGTAAAACCATGCTGGCCCAACGCCTGCCCACCATCCTGCCGCCGCTGGATTTTGAGGAATCGCTCGAAGTCACAAAAATTTACAGCGTCTCCGGCAAGCTGCCACCCGATGCGGGCCTTATGCGCGTGCGGCCCTTTCGCGCGCCGCACCACACCATCTCTGACGTGGCGCTGGTTGGCGGCGGCGGGTATCCCCGCCCCGGCGAGGTCAGTCTTGCCCATCGCGGCGTGCTGTTTCTGGACGAACTGCCGGAATTTCGCAAGACCGCTCTGGAGGCCTTGCGCCAACCCCTTGAGGGAGGCGTGGCCGCCATTGCGCGAGCCGCCCACAGCGTGAGTTTTCCGGCCGCCTGCATGCTGGTGGCTGCCATGAACCCGTGCCCCTGCGGCTATTTTGGCGACCCCACGCACGAATGCACCTGCCGCCCGGAGCAGCGCACGCGCTATCAGTCGAGACTCTCAGGCCCCATGCTTGACCGCATTGACGTGCATGTGGAAGTGCCCGCCGTGGCGTACGCCGACTTTCGCGGTACAGGCAGCGGCGCTTCGTCTGCCCAGATGCGCGAGCGCGTGCTCAAGGCCAGGGCAACACAGCGGGCGCGCTACGGCAGCGATGGGCCGCGCTGCAATGCCGAGCTATCGGGCGCGCTGCTTGAGCAACACTGCGCGCTGAATGCCGAGGGCCATGCCTTGATGGAGGCTGCGGTCAACCGCCTTTCCCTTTCCGCCCGAGCCTGCGCCAGGGTGCTGCGCATGGCCCGCACCATCGCCGATCTGGACGATGCCGCTGCCATTGGCACGCCGCATCTGGCCGAAGCCGTGTCGCTGCGCGTGCTGGACAGGAGCTAA
- a CDS encoding D-alanyl-D-alanine carboxypeptidase family protein: MISTRRFCPSLRTLFATAALVCAALLAQPGHVFSAPAVPPQSALGVCSAILYDLDRDAVLFEQNADQHIPPASLTKIMSMFLAMDQINSGIAGMDNTTIISRNAARTGGSRMGLNENEQVTLEQLLTGMAVSSGNDASTAMAEYVGGSVPAFINMMNAKARDLGMRDSYFVNPHGLPAKGQYTTARDMLTLARAYLHAYPDMLRFHNTHVLNYRGRVTWNKNPLLGQYPGADGLKTGWINASGYNMVFTALRGDKRLLAVIMGAPDSQIRSIEAFRLLDAGFEVCDNSAPTVVAALDNLPREKYHPDIRKNAREAYHQYAGNDRGDSVQTAHRAKQTKAAKAKKKNVEKASRQRHADDGQAARRVANNAS, from the coding sequence ATGATCAGCACCCGTCGTTTTTGCCCGTCGCTCCGCACGCTCTTCGCTACAGCAGCCCTCGTCTGCGCCGCCCTGCTGGCGCAACCAGGCCATGTTTTTTCGGCTCCGGCAGTACCGCCCCAGAGCGCGCTTGGCGTATGCTCCGCCATTTTGTACGACCTCGACCGCGATGCAGTGCTTTTTGAGCAGAATGCCGACCAGCATATCCCCCCGGCATCGCTGACCAAGATCATGTCCATGTTTCTTGCCATGGACCAGATCAACTCCGGCATCGCCGGCATGGACAATACCACCATCATCAGCCGCAATGCGGCCCGCACTGGCGGCTCGCGCATGGGGCTGAACGAAAACGAACAGGTCACCCTTGAGCAGCTGCTCACGGGCATGGCCGTTTCGTCCGGCAACGACGCCAGCACCGCCATGGCCGAATACGTGGGCGGCTCAGTGCCCGCCTTCATCAACATGATGAACGCCAAGGCCCGCGATCTTGGCATGCGCGACAGCTACTTTGTGAATCCGCACGGTCTCCCCGCCAAGGGGCAGTACACCACCGCCCGCGACATGCTTACGCTTGCCCGCGCCTACCTGCACGCCTATCCCGACATGCTGCGCTTTCATAACACGCACGTGCTGAATTACCGTGGCCGCGTCACCTGGAACAAAAACCCCCTGCTGGGGCAGTATCCCGGCGCCGACGGCCTGAAAACCGGCTGGATCAACGCCTCGGGCTACAACATGGTTTTCACGGCCCTCAGGGGCGACAAGCGGCTGCTGGCGGTCATCATGGGCGCGCCCGACTCGCAGATACGCAGCATTGAGGCCTTCCGCCTGCTGGATGCGGGTTTTGAGGTGTGCGACAACAGCGCTCCCACCGTGGTGGCTGCGCTGGACAACCTGCCCCGCGAAAAATACCACCCCGACATCCGTAAAAATGCCCGCGAGGCCTACCACCAGTATGCCGGCAATGACCGTGGCGACAGCGTGCAGACCGCGCATCGCGCCAAGCAGACCAAGGCCGCCAAGGCCAAAAAGAAAAATGTGGAAAAAGCCTCCCGCCAGCGGCACGCCGACGACGGACAGGCGGCCCGACGCGTTGCCAACAACGCGAGCTGA
- a CDS encoding SAM-dependent methyltransferase, giving the protein MDIPRIFTITESEHRIHNPFTEEKLAALGKALRLTAGTAVLDLGSGSGEMLCTWARDYGIWGVGVDMSPLFCQQAKNRAEELGVAASVRFIHADASGYIADEKVGLAACVGATWIGGGVAGTVELLAKSLDAGGMLLIGEPYWLRTPPAQDIASGCGVGGVGDFLTLPELVGSFGNLGYDVVEMVLANQDGWDRYEAAKWLTMRRWLAANPHDDFAAEIRQQLATEPTRYVTYTREYLGWGVFALMAR; this is encoded by the coding sequence CTGGATATTCCACGAATTTTTACCATTACTGAAAGTGAACACCGCATCCATAATCCATTCACGGAAGAAAAACTCGCCGCTCTTGGCAAGGCTTTGCGCCTTACAGCTGGAACAGCCGTGCTTGATCTGGGCAGTGGATCGGGCGAGATGCTGTGCACCTGGGCGCGCGATTACGGCATTTGGGGTGTTGGCGTAGACATGAGCCCCCTGTTTTGCCAGCAGGCGAAAAACCGCGCCGAAGAGCTCGGCGTTGCCGCGAGCGTCCGGTTTATCCATGCCGACGCATCGGGTTACATTGCAGATGAAAAGGTCGGGCTGGCGGCCTGCGTGGGCGCTACCTGGATAGGCGGGGGCGTAGCGGGCACGGTTGAGCTGTTGGCAAAGAGCCTCGACGCGGGGGGGATGCTCCTCATCGGCGAGCCCTACTGGTTGCGCACGCCGCCTGCGCAGGACATTGCCAGCGGCTGCGGGGTCGGCGGCGTTGGCGACTTTCTGACGCTGCCCGAGCTTGTCGGCTCATTTGGCAACCTGGGCTATGATGTGGTGGAAATGGTGCTGGCAAACCAGGACGGCTGGGACAGGTACGAAGCCGCCAAGTGGCTGACCATGCGGAGGTGGCTTGCGGCCAACCCCCACGACGACTTTGCGGCGGAGATCCGCCAACAGCTCGCAACAGAGCCCACGCGCTACGTAACGTACACGCGTGAATATCTCGGTTGGGGTGTATTTGCGCTGATGGCGCGCTGA
- the ahbA gene encoding siroheme decarboxylase subunit alpha, with protein sequence MDSVDRQLLDIIQTGFPLTPRPYADLGKVLGIAEEEALERVRGLKARKIIRRLGANFQSAKLGFVSTLCAAKVPDDKMDDFVARVNACPGVTHNYLREHVYNIWFTLISPSREESQATLDAIAAATGIAILNLPATRLFKIRVDFRMDADA encoded by the coding sequence ATGGACAGCGTCGACCGGCAACTGCTGGATATTATCCAGACCGGCTTTCCGCTTACGCCGCGCCCCTACGCCGACCTGGGCAAGGTGCTTGGCATTGCGGAAGAAGAAGCGCTTGAACGCGTGCGCGGTCTCAAGGCCCGCAAGATCATCCGCCGTCTTGGCGCCAACTTTCAGTCGGCAAAACTGGGTTTTGTTTCTACCCTGTGCGCGGCAAAAGTGCCGGACGATAAAATGGACGACTTTGTGGCGCGCGTTAACGCCTGCCCCGGCGTCACCCACAACTATCTGCGCGAGCATGTCTACAACATCTGGTTTACGCTCATCAGCCCCTCGCGGGAAGAATCGCAGGCAACGCTGGACGCCATCGCGGCGGCCACTGGCATTGCCATTCTCAACCTGCCCGCCACCAGGCTGTTTAAAATTCGCGTAGACTTTCGCATGGATGCGGACGCCTGA
- the ahbD gene encoding heme b synthase — MNNHPHNMGHPGGQPGGGHPGGGHPGGHAAGAAGNPASGHPDGVSAPLRTLEDGSPACRLIAWEVTRSCNLACKHCRAEAHPEPYHGELSTAEAKALIDTFPQVGKPIIIFTGGDPMMRPDVYELVAYAHSKGLPCAFSPNGTLITPEKAQMIKDAGVNRCSISIDGPDAASHDSFRGVPGAFEASLQGIEYLKSVGMPFQINTTVTRNNLSSFKKIFELCERIGAAAWHIFLLVPMGRASGLADQVITAQEYEDVLHWLYDFRKSTSMHLKATCAPHYYRIMRQRAKEEGISVTPETFGMDALTRGCLGGTGFCFISHVGQVQPCGYLELNCGNVRETPFPQIWRESKYFLQFRDQSCYTGKCGVCEYHKVCGGCRARAHSMDGDHMGEEPLCTYIPAKMRRKENP; from the coding sequence ATGAACAACCACCCCCACAACATGGGCCACCCCGGCGGGCAACCCGGCGGCGGGCACCCTGGCGGAGGACATCCGGGCGGGCATGCTGCAGGCGCTGCGGGCAACCCCGCCTCCGGCCACCCGGACGGAGTATCCGCCCCCCTGCGCACGCTCGAAGACGGCAGCCCAGCCTGCCGCCTTATCGCCTGGGAGGTAACCCGCTCGTGCAATCTGGCCTGCAAGCACTGCCGCGCCGAGGCGCATCCCGAGCCATACCACGGCGAGCTCTCCACAGCGGAGGCCAAGGCCCTCATCGACACCTTTCCGCAGGTGGGCAAGCCCATCATCATCTTTACCGGCGGCGACCCCATGATGCGGCCCGACGTGTACGAGCTGGTGGCCTACGCTCACAGCAAGGGGCTGCCCTGCGCCTTTTCGCCCAACGGCACGCTGATTACCCCCGAAAAAGCCCAGATGATCAAGGACGCGGGCGTCAACCGCTGCTCCATCTCCATTGACGGACCCGACGCGGCAAGTCACGACAGTTTCCGGGGCGTACCCGGCGCGTTTGAAGCTTCGCTGCAGGGCATTGAATACCTCAAATCCGTGGGCATGCCTTTTCAGATCAACACCACGGTCACCCGCAACAACCTAAGCAGCTTTAAAAAGATATTCGAGCTGTGCGAGCGCATCGGCGCTGCCGCGTGGCACATCTTTTTGCTGGTGCCCATGGGCCGGGCCTCAGGGCTGGCCGACCAGGTCATCACCGCGCAGGAATACGAGGACGTGCTGCACTGGCTGTACGATTTTCGCAAGAGCACGAGCATGCACCTCAAGGCCACCTGCGCGCCGCACTACTACCGCATCATGCGCCAGCGCGCCAAGGAAGAAGGCATCAGCGTTACGCCCGAAACCTTTGGCATGGACGCGCTCACGCGCGGCTGCCTTGGCGGCACGGGCTTTTGCTTTATCAGCCATGTGGGACAGGTGCAGCCCTGCGGCTATCTGGAGCTGAATTGCGGCAATGTGCGCGAAACGCCCTTTCCGCAGATATGGCGCGAGAGCAAATACTTTTTGCAGTTCCGCGACCAGTCCTGCTACACGGGCAAGTGCGGCGTGTGCGAATACCACAAGGTCTGCGGCGGCTGCCGCGCCCGCGCCCACAGCATGGACGGCGACCATATGGGCGAGGAGCCGCTGTGCACCTATATTCCCGCCAAAATGCGCCGCAAGGAAAACCCCTGA
- the hemB gene encoding porphobilinogen synthase, with protein MTTFHRGRRLRATPELRTLVRETAPLLVEDCIMPYFVVETADRGFRKEIGSMPGQYQLCLAELEKQVEKAVDTGLNSLILFGIPETKDEKASGAYAEDGIVQQAVRLIKHRWPKLYVITDVCLCEYMSHGHCGVLMPDGEVLNDATLPLLAQTAVSHAAAGADMVAPSDMMDGRVAAIREALDEGDLATTPIMSYAVKYASAYYGPFREAAESAPACGDRKSYQMDPANAREALLEAFADLEEGADALIVKPAGPYSDIIRTVRDNTSVPLCAYQVSGEYSMIRAAGLNGWIDERAVMMESLTGLKRAGADMIITYFTETILREGLAR; from the coding sequence ATGACCACATTTCACCGGGGCCGCCGCCTCCGCGCAACGCCCGAACTCCGCACCCTCGTGCGCGAAACCGCGCCCCTTCTTGTTGAAGACTGCATCATGCCCTACTTTGTGGTCGAAACCGCCGACAGGGGCTTTCGTAAAGAAATAGGCTCCATGCCCGGCCAGTATCAGCTCTGCCTCGCCGAGCTGGAAAAACAGGTGGAAAAGGCCGTTGATACCGGCCTTAACTCCCTCATCCTGTTTGGCATACCTGAAACCAAAGACGAAAAAGCCTCCGGCGCATACGCCGAGGACGGCATCGTGCAGCAGGCCGTGCGCCTGATCAAGCACCGCTGGCCCAAGCTCTACGTCATCACCGACGTGTGCCTGTGCGAATATATGAGCCACGGCCACTGCGGCGTGCTCATGCCCGACGGCGAGGTGCTCAACGATGCAACATTGCCCCTGCTGGCCCAAACGGCGGTAAGCCATGCGGCCGCAGGCGCGGACATGGTGGCCCCCTCGGACATGATGGATGGCCGCGTGGCCGCCATACGCGAAGCACTGGACGAGGGCGACCTTGCGACAACGCCCATCATGTCCTACGCCGTCAAATACGCCTCGGCCTATTACGGCCCCTTCCGCGAAGCGGCGGAAAGCGCCCCGGCCTGCGGCGACCGCAAATCCTACCAGATGGACCCGGCCAACGCCCGCGAGGCGCTGCTTGAAGCCTTTGCCGACCTTGAGGAAGGCGCGGACGCGCTCATCGTCAAGCCCGCAGGGCCTTACAGCGACATCATCCGCACCGTGCGCGACAATACCAGCGTGCCCCTGTGCGCCTATCAGGTAAGCGGCGAATATTCCATGATCCGCGCCGCCGGCCTCAACGGCTGGATCGACGAGCGCGCGGTCATGATGGAATCGCTCACGGGGCTGAAACGCGCCGGGGCCGACATGATCATCACCTACTTTACAGAAACCATCCTGCGTGAAGGACTGGCACGATAA
- the ahbC gene encoding 12,18-didecarboxysiroheme deacetylase, which yields MIGISKLYCGQVEPSDALRYGRESGKLPSHLLQFSKDKKPVVVWNMTQRCNLKCVHCYAHAIEVDGTDDISTEQAKTMINDLAAYGAPVMLFSGGEPLVRKDLVELASHATAKGMRAVISTNGTLITKQKARELKEVGLSYVGISLDGMEAVHDKFRAVPGAFKKALEGIALCQAEGLKVGLRFTINKRNVAEIPGIFRLLKDLEVPRACFYHLVYSGRGSELIKEDLDHAETRQVLDLIMDETRALFDAGKPKEILTVDNHADGPYVWMRMKREDPKRAEEVFELLQYNEGNSSGRGIGCISWDGKVHADQFWRHHVFGNVLERPFSQIWDDPQIELLHMLKDKKTHVQGRCAKCRFLNICGGNFRARAEAYYGDEWAQDPACYLTDEEIGIK from the coding sequence ATGATAGGCATTTCCAAACTGTATTGCGGACAGGTTGAGCCTTCCGACGCACTGCGTTACGGACGTGAGTCGGGCAAATTGCCCTCGCACCTGCTGCAGTTTTCTAAAGACAAAAAACCCGTTGTGGTCTGGAACATGACCCAGCGTTGCAATCTCAAATGCGTACACTGCTACGCCCATGCCATCGAAGTCGACGGCACGGACGACATCAGCACCGAACAGGCCAAGACCATGATCAACGACCTGGCCGCCTACGGTGCGCCGGTCATGCTGTTTTCCGGCGGCGAGCCGCTGGTGCGCAAAGACCTGGTAGAGCTGGCCAGCCACGCCACAGCCAAGGGCATGCGCGCGGTTATCTCCACCAACGGCACGCTCATCACCAAGCAGAAGGCCCGCGAGCTCAAGGAAGTGGGCCTCTCCTACGTGGGTATTTCGCTGGACGGCATGGAGGCCGTGCATGACAAGTTTCGCGCAGTGCCTGGGGCGTTTAAAAAAGCCCTTGAAGGCATCGCCCTCTGTCAGGCCGAGGGCCTCAAGGTGGGGCTGCGCTTTACCATCAACAAGCGCAACGTGGCCGAAATCCCCGGCATATTCCGCCTGCTCAAGGACCTCGAAGTGCCGCGCGCCTGTTTCTACCACCTGGTGTACTCGGGCCGAGGCTCCGAGCTGATCAAGGAAGACCTTGACCACGCCGAAACCCGTCAGGTGCTCGACCTGATCATGGACGAAACCCGCGCCCTTTTTGACGCGGGCAAGCCCAAGGAAATCCTTACCGTCGACAACCACGCCGACGGCCCCTACGTGTGGATGCGCATGAAGCGCGAGGATCCCAAGCGGGCTGAAGAAGTCTTTGAGCTTTTGCAGTACAACGAGGGCAACAGCTCAGGGCGCGGCATCGGCTGTATTTCGTGGGACGGCAAGGTGCACGCTGACCAGTTCTGGCGTCACCACGTTTTTGGCAACGTGCTTGAGCGTCCCTTCTCGCAGATATGGGACGACCCGCAGATCGAACTCCTGCACATGCTCAAGGATAAAAAGACCCACGTTCAGGGGCGCTGCGCCAAGTGCCGGTTCCTGAACATCTGCGGCGGCAACTTCCGCGCCCGCGCCGAAGCCTATTACGGCGACGAGTGGGCCCAGGACCCGGCCTGCTATCTGACGGATGAGGAAATCGGCATTAAGTAG